From Sphingomonas hengshuiensis, one genomic window encodes:
- a CDS encoding serine hydrolase domain-containing protein, translated as MRRRLSLYAGMLAGLAAPIAAAPARAQEAKADAPHRNPSTTPEWEALYKARFDALMRDRGVMTSYAPMEPIKGAAPAAPLPLAAPAKRTIAAAALDTASAYAAASNARAFLVWRNGRIERADYFKGGNRETQIVSKSLSKPITAIAVGRAIALGKIKSVDQPLTDFIPEWRGTPKAAMKLRHLLDMRSGFLEQNVSADPDHPLNRAYIDPDHGWEIVHNYPLTHAPGSYYGYSNAVSELVALVIERATGVRYGDFVGKEILQPIGAMGGEIWVDRPGGLAHSGCCMTLPAESWLRLGVLLLNDGVANGKRLLPKGYVDAMARGTPQNPHYGMGVWVAGPYAERRGFGAPGKPGPQVLHSAPYRDKDLFLFDGNSNQVVYISRAANLVALRIGDNPPQSAEWDNSVVPNLLIDGIAWKPGQKRPVPQSKP; from the coding sequence ATGCGGAGGCGTCTTTCGCTCTACGCGGGCATGCTCGCCGGATTGGCCGCGCCGATCGCCGCCGCGCCGGCGCGCGCGCAGGAGGCCAAAGCCGACGCGCCGCATCGCAATCCCAGCACCACGCCCGAATGGGAAGCGCTGTACAAGGCGCGCTTCGACGCGCTGATGCGCGACCGCGGCGTGATGACCAGCTATGCGCCGATGGAGCCGATCAAGGGCGCCGCGCCTGCGGCCCCGCTGCCCCTCGCGGCCCCCGCCAAGCGCACCATCGCCGCGGCGGCACTAGACACGGCATCGGCCTATGCCGCCGCGAGCAATGCGCGCGCGTTCCTGGTGTGGCGAAACGGCAGGATCGAGCGCGCCGATTATTTCAAGGGCGGCAACCGCGAGACGCAGATCGTCTCCAAATCGCTGTCCAAGCCGATCACGGCGATTGCGGTCGGGCGCGCGATCGCGCTGGGCAAGATCAAGTCGGTGGATCAGCCGCTGACCGACTTCATCCCCGAATGGCGCGGCACGCCCAAGGCGGCGATGAAGCTGCGCCATCTGCTCGACATGCGTTCGGGCTTTCTGGAACAGAATGTCAGTGCCGATCCGGACCACCCGCTCAACCGCGCCTATATCGATCCCGACCATGGCTGGGAAATCGTCCATAATTATCCGCTGACGCACGCGCCGGGCAGCTATTACGGCTATTCCAACGCCGTCTCGGAACTGGTCGCGCTGGTGATCGAGCGCGCGACCGGCGTCCGCTATGGCGACTTTGTCGGCAAGGAGATTCTCCAGCCGATCGGCGCGATGGGCGGCGAAATCTGGGTCGATCGCCCCGGCGGGCTCGCGCATTCGGGCTGTTGCATGACGCTGCCCGCCGAAAGCTGGCTGCGGCTGGGCGTGCTGTTGCTCAACGACGGCGTGGCGAACGGCAAGCGATTGCTGCCCAAGGGCTATGTCGATGCGATGGCCCGCGGCACCCCGCAGAACCCGCATTACGGCATGGGCGTGTGGGTCGCCGGCCCCTATGCCGAACGGCGCGGATTCGGCGCTCCGGGCAAGCCGGGGCCGCAGGTGCTGCATTCGGCCCCTTATCGCGACAAGGACCTGTTCCTGTTCGACGGCAATTCGAACCAGGTCGTCTATATCTCGCGCGCCGCCAACCTTGTCGCGCTGCGGATCGGCGACAACCCGCCGCAGAGCGCGGAATGGGACAATAGCGTGGTCCCCAACCTGTTGATCGACGGCATCGCGTGGAAGCCCGGCCAAAAGCGCCCGGTGCCGCAGTCGAAGCCGTAA